In the genome of Salana multivorans, the window GCGTCAAGAGGTTCGTGGCGGGTGGACGGAGTCGTGATCGAGTCGTGACCTCGCGGGGGCGGGTGTGGGCGGGACCTTCGCGGGTGCGGGTGCGGGTGCGGGTCGCGGACGCGACCTTCGCGGGGGCGGGTCGCGGGCGGGCCGGCTCGAGTCGTGACGGCCGCTGGCCGCTGGTAGCGGGCGGGGGGCGCTGGCGGGGGGCTGCTGGCCTCGGGCAGGGGCCGGGAGCGGGCGCGGGTGCGGGCGGCGAGTGCGAGCGGAGCCGGTCGCGCGGTGGTCAGCGCGATCGCCGTGGCCACCTCTGGGCCGGCTCGCTCGACCAAGCCGGTCACGCAGTGGCCAGCGCGGCCACCGTGGCCACGCCCGGGCCGGTTGATGCGCTCGGGGTCCCCGTCCGCCGCCGCGCGCCGCCGTCCCTCCCGGTGTCCACGTCTGCTCTCGGCGCCCAGGGCCGCCCCCGCCGCCCACGTCTCCGACGCGCGCCCCCGTCCGCCCCCGGCGCCAACGCTCGCGGCTGCCACCCCGTGCCTGCCCGGCGCCTGGCCCCCTACGCTCGATCCATGGCCCGAACGATCGCTCGCTCCGACCGCGTCGACCTGCCCGACCTGCTCGCCTTCCTCCGCGAGCGGCGCGACGGCGTCCTCGTCACCACCCGCCGCGACGGCTCGCCGCAGCTCAGCCCCGTGACGTACGGCGTCGACGGGGCGGGTCGCGTCGTCGTGTCCACCTACCCCGAGCGCGCCAAGGTGCACAACCTGCGCCGCAACGCGGCCGCCTCGCTCATGGCCGTGTCGTCCCCGTTCGCCGACCCCTGGGTCCAGGTCGACGGCACCGCCGAGGTGCTCGACCTGCCCGACGCCCTCGACGACTTCGTCGAGTACTACCGGGTCATCGCCGGCGAGCACCCGGACTGGGACGAGTACCGCGCCGCGATGCTCGCCCAGGGCAAGTGCCTCGTCCGCCTCACCATCACGCGGTGGGGCCCGATCGCCACGGGCGGCTTCCCGGCCCGGCTCGCCTGAGGACGTCCACGTGAACCCGCTGACCTGGGTGCTCGCACTCGTCACGGCCCTCGCGGTCGCGTCGCTCGCGCGGTTCGTCGCCCGGCGGCTGCTCGGCGCCCCGGTCGGCTGGGCGCGCGGGCTCGTCGTCGGGCTCGTGTTCTA includes:
- a CDS encoding PPOX class F420-dependent oxidoreductase; translation: MARTIARSDRVDLPDLLAFLRERRDGVLVTTRRDGSPQLSPVTYGVDGAGRVVVSTYPERAKVHNLRRNAAASLMAVSSPFADPWVQVDGTAEVLDLPDALDDFVEYYRVIAGEHPDWDEYRAAMLAQGKCLVRLTITRWGPIATGGFPARLA